A window of the Cryptosporidium parvum Iowa II chromosome 7, whole genome shotgun sequence genome harbors these coding sequences:
- a CDS encoding 40S ribosomal protein S20 produces NRERSQSKMSAAVMKPTDKQFGQFNGEQQQAPLHKIRITLSSKNLKSIERVCADLIQSAKQKDLKVTGPVRMPVKTLRITTRKSPCGEGSKTWDRYEMRIYKRVIDLYSSSDVVKQITSINIDAGVEVEVTISDI; encoded by the coding sequence AACAGAGAAAGGAGTCAGTCAAAAATGTCAGCAGCTGTAATGAAGCCAACAGACAAACAATTTGGTCAGTTTAATGGAGAGCAACAACAGGCACCATTACACAAGATCAGAATTACTCTCTCAAgtaagaatttgaaatcaATTGAGCGTGTATGTGCTGATTTGATCCAAAGTGCTAAACAAAAGGACTTAAAAGTAACTGGTCCAGTTAGAATGCCAGTTAAGACCTTGAGAATCACTACCAGAAAATCCCCATGTGGTGAGGGATCTAAGACCTGGGATAGATATGAAATGCGTATCTACAAGAGAGTTATCGACTTGTATTCATCAAGTGATGTTGTAAAGCAAATCACTTCAATTAACATTGATGCAGGAGTTGAGGTTGAGGTAACTATTTCTGACATTTAA
- a CDS encoding small conserved protein, giving the protein DVYECIKDIIDPEYPLTLEQLNVVSLENIIINHEEQIIFVFFKPTVTSCSQASLIGLSLYYKLHTVFNKNFKIIIKVVKGTHDLEDSINKQLKDKERVHAALENPQIYKTITKGLANSDVWEDQSLLY; this is encoded by the coding sequence GACGTTTACGAATGcattaaagatattattgaCCCAGAATACCCTTTAACTCTTGAACAACTAAACGTTGTTTCCCTTGAAAACATTATAATCAACCATGAAGAACAAATCATATTCGTTTTCTTCAAGCCCACAGTAACTAGCTGCTCCCAAGCAAGCCTTATTGGACTATCGCTATACTATAAACTACACACcgtttttaataaaaactttaaaatcattatcAAAGTAGTTAAGGGTACACACGATCTTGAAGATTCGATCAATAAACAACTCAAAGACAAAGAGAGGGTACACGCTGCACTAGAAAATCctcaaatatataaaacTATCACAAAAGGACTCGCAAACTCCGATGTTTGGGAAGACCAATCTTTATTATACTaa
- a CDS encoding hypothetical protein (with 3 transmembrane domains near C- terminus, signal peptide) — translation MGKILVSLILFVFALINKVQTQFVNILPEVPSDITQEIGTCDALLLKLLATNYVPKSETNSLCNIFRNKIQRIDTPLNDLNCSIFGSILVQCDLKLAITSSEILRQYFMKSTKPTLKELYYLTTILSNLPQEISSVLGRDDIIEDSNEIINDKLSIIKKQISSNQILDYEEISFLFGSISQLIRLGSRNVQHLKMMNTILELQNKNLKFYPIVDLDTFVLNFSLLSKAYFFLRRPVDFEDIPLSLQQMAYSISRIKLRDIKSLTVLNEYIVTRRLFIDSGIYLIQGFQNTNPKNIDENLATVIFCRLDGSPIENLSLDLSNTNTFKLVGIPNTCEYQLFYNIANQTEPFNLEKVKNDLSKSIPKLKISSRSVLAREANIPILNKKSSNFEITKATIYFGEKLTLGKSQVKDINTHYMKTLDSFQFSLELQTSLEILNFETVYQYFTAFEIKALTPYKTIGTRTIKLIPAIIEKNNLKLYLDLTNNDFICSSLEFSIRIIIGNPLKNESSNSSNSNQEILSIMINDERNDTSALSKLCPYKIHPKIADFYPKEEISYKFKEPRKLPGPLLPYGFSILILLSLFKIIPIWNKLSKIDQGFFTFINNVPFIKVATFISLAISLFIILCYWHTLNIFQFMYIFTPAICIFFVLLKLSLRNFNYPSFGNEKSKSD, via the coding sequence ATGGGAAAAATACTtgtttctttaatattatttgtttttgcCTTAATAAATAAGGTACAAACCCAATTCGTTAATATTTTACCAGAGGTACCGAGTGATATCACGCAAGAAATAGGTACATGTGAtgcattattattaaaattactaGCAACAAATTATGTCCCAAAATCAGAAACTAACTCACTTTGTAAcattttcagaaataaGATTCAAAGGATAGATACTCcattaaatgatttaaattgCTCAATATTTGGTTCGATACTAGTTCAATGTGATCTCAAATTAGCAATTACTAGTTCTGAAATCTTAAGACAATATTTTATGAAATCAACTAAGCCAACCTTAAAAGAGCTATATTACTTAACAACTATACTATCCAATTTACCACAGGAAATTAGTTCAGTTTTAGGAAGAGACGATATAATAGAAGACTCAAATGagattattaatgataagTTAAGTATTATCAAGAAACAAATTTCAAGTAATCAAATATTAGATTATGAAGAAAtctcatttttatttggatCAATTTCTCAGTTAATTCGATTAGGATCTAGAAATGTACAACATCTTAAAATGATGAATACAATCTTGGAATTGCAAAATAAGAATCTCAAGTTTTATCCTATTGTAGACTTAGATACCTTTGTCCTCAACTTCTCACTTTTATCTAAAGCGTACTTCTTCTTAAGAAGACCCGttgattttgaagataTCCCACTTTCCTTACAGCAAATGGCCTATAGtatttcaagaattaaaCTTAGAGATATAAAAAGTTTAACAGTTTTGAATGAATATATTGTCACTAGAAGACTGTTTATTGATTCTGGTATTTATTTGATACAAGGTTTCCAAAATACTAATcccaaaaatattgatgagAATTTAGCTACAGTTATATTTTGTAGATTAGATGGATCAccaattgaaaatttatctTTGGATTTATCAAATACTAATACTTTTAAACTTGTAGGTATACCAAATACTTGCGAGTATCAacttttttataatattgcAAATCAAACCGAACCATTTAATCTTGAGAAAGTGAAGAATGATTTGTCTAAATCTATTCCAAAGCTAAAAATCTCTAGTAGATCAGTCCTTGCTAGAGAAGCCAATATTCCAATTCTTAATAAGAAAAGCTCCAATTTTGAGATCACAAAAGCCACTATTTACTTTGGTGAGAAGTTAACATTGGGAAAATCTCAAGTTAAGGATATTAATACTCACTATATGAAGACATTAGATAGTTTCCAATTTTCTCTGGAACTACAAACAAGCTTGGAGATATTAAACTTTGAAACAgtatatcaatattttactgcttttgaaattaaagcTTTGACTCCTTATAAAACTATTGGTACCCGAACAATCAAACTTATTCCAGCAATTATTGAGAAGAATAATCTAAAACTCTATTTAGATCTTACAAATAATGACTTTATTTGCTCTTCTCTAGAATTTTCCataagaattattattggaaatcCATTGAAAAATGAATCATCCAATTCCTCAAATTCCAATCAAGAGATACTTTCAATTATGATTAATGATGAACGTAATGATACATCAGCTCTTAGTAAACTTTGTCCATACAAGATCCACCCCAAGATTGCCGATTTCTATccaaaagaagaaatctcatataaatttaaagaacCAAGAAAACTACCTGGACCTCTTCTCCCTTATGGCTTCTCTATCCTAATTTTACTATCactattcaaaattattccTATTTGGAATAAGTTGTCCAAGATTGACCAAGGATTCTTCACTTTCATAAATAACGTCCCTTTCATTAAAGTAGCAACCTTCATTTCTTTGGCAATTTCTCTTTTCATTATCCTTTGCTACTGGCATACACTCAACATCTTCCAGTTTATGTACATCTTCACCCCAGCAATATGTatcttttttgttttattaaaacTCTCTCTTAGAAACTTTAATTATCCAAGCTTCGGCAATGAAAAGTCCAAGTCTGACTAG
- a CDS encoding SET domain protein with MYND insert (Skm/BOP family) produces KFLIIIDDLYDLQMWNLPEKIEIKEDERKGRSIIAKEEIQIGESILMEEPYCRILFSDNIEEICDTCFNYLRSEGSYSECILECQECKKIKFCSKKCMEESKTIHHFECGILKLDILQMISNKVGVSFDRSRLLTRFVIKLILELNDKNKSQREQNNSYLISNLNQINSLVDNQEKFLQSIKDVYQELALEILKIPKLKAEIDKLESDIITDKLLVKISCIIDSNSFGIPKFPLKCNVNGDSVSELVNPRQKAPNSSLELSNSLLNPSILGWGLFSYSSLFNHSCDPNCDFIGVNPIPNQSSVTINLIANRKIQKDEEITINYVEIYDTRRNRIKNLLKTKHFICHCERCTTSFLNCNDSYIQGFCCSKCFNINDFDYKSNNIPIIQSESVSNLNQPENIMSIIDDQDYLISQLTESYHCNSCGEIYYGSEVTSIQNEFLDTIQEAENMNIQKYDLQGAINLISSLIQKYHLPDSKSLLPHPLNHLLYRCYKLLTFWNVIVKDWNSVNYYVSKMINSHLLLFQNQYNLEISNLYSTKAIALSHLGHVSESNTEWNKCLKIRQICSRNFSYPYNISSVNSLIGHKDAA; encoded by the coding sequence aaatttttaataataattgatgaTTTATATGATTTGCAAATGTGGAATTTACcagaaaaaattgaaataaaagaagaTGAGAGGAAAGGGAGGAGTATCATAGCAAAGGAGGAAATACAGATTGGAGAAAGCATATTAATGGAAGAACCGTATTgtagaatattatttagtGATAATATAGAAGAAATTTGTGATACAtgctttaattatttgagatCGGAAGGCTCTTATTCTGAATGCATTCTAGAATGTCAGGAATGCAAGAAAATCAAGTTTTGTTCAAAGAAATGTATGGAGGAGTCTAAAAcaattcatcattttgaatGTGGAATACTAAAGTTGGATATTTTGCAAATGATTTCTAATAAAGTAGGAGTTTCTTTTGATAGATCTAGACTTTTAACGAGATttgttattaaattaatacttgagcttaatgataaaaataagagCCAAAGAGAGCAGAATAATAGTTACttaatatcaaatttaaaccaaattaattctttagtTGACAATCAAGAAAAGTTTTTACAGAGCATTAAGGATGTTTATCAAGAATTAGCACTCGAGATTCTCAAAATTCCAAAACTGAAAGcagaaattgataaattgGAAAGTGATATTATTACAGATAAGTTATTGGTTAAGATTTCATGCATTATAGATAGTAATAGTTTTGGAATCCCTAAATTCCCTTTGAAATGCAATGTAAATGGAGATTCAGTATCAGAATTAGTGAATCCACGACAAAAAGCtccaaattcttctttagaGTTGTCTAACTCTTTATTAAACCCAAGCATTCTTGGATGGGGACTTTTTTCATATTCTAGCCTGTTTAACCATAGCTGTGATCCAAATTGTGACTTCATTGGAGTAAATCCTATTCCTAATCAATCCTCTGtaacaattaatttaatagcTAATAGGAAGATTCAAAAGgatgaagaaattacaATTAATTATGTTGAGATTTATGATACTAGGAGAAATCGAATTAAAAATCTACTTAAAACCAAACATTTTATATGCCATTGTGAAAGATGCACAACATCTTTTCTTAATTGTAATGACTCATATATCCAAGGATTTTGTTGTTCAAAATGCTTCAACATTAATGATTTTGACtataaaagtaataatattccaataatcCAATCAGAATCTGTTTCTAACTTAAATCAACCAGAGAATATTATGTCTATTATTGATGATCAAGACTATCTAATCTCCCAATTAACTGAATCATATCACTGTAATTCATGTGGTGAAATTTATTACGGATCTGAAGTTACCAGTATTCAAAATGAATTTCTTGATACCATACAAGAAGCTGAGAATatgaatattcaaaaatatgatCTCCAAGGAGCAATTAATCTAATATCAAgcttaattcaaaaatatcatCTTCCTGACTCTAAATCACTGTTACCTCATCCATTAAACCATTTACTCTATAGATGTTATAAGTTACTCACTTTTTGGAATGTTATTGTTAAAGACTGGAATTCTGTTAATTATTATGTTTCAAAAATGATCAACTctcatttattattatttcagaaccaatataatttagaaatCTCCAATCTATACTCCACTAAAGCTATTGCTTTATCTCACCTAGGACATGTTTCAGAATCCAATACAGAATGGAATAAATGTCTTAAAATCAGACAAATTTGCTCCAGAAATTTCTCTTACCCATATAATATATCTTCAGTGAATTCTCTAATTGGGCATAAAGATGCCgcttaa
- a CDS encoding protein disulfide isomerase, signal peptide plus ER retention motif: protein MKISWRILLTLQTVLFFLYFSIVKGGNLTELNKDSFQEFITKNEHCLVIFYTDDCAACVTIIERLEKLNEEIGNIKVNVAKINGERNIKILEEYQINDYPTMKFFRNKVAEEYYGGREENEILEWLKEQVAFPVLELEKNMINKEKLENLLLKNDVLYIFYGDKNGIERSIFNDVANYNRASGKFYQISKDDLGFGLSKESFINVFQSGIELDSIKNDLKKNSFDPWIVCLRRYENAIPFHGSSKQRKEVWDFVKANQIPLFGEISSRNYVKYSEVEYDLIWLLVPMEPGKGEESIKPYVALFTQISQEFADNYRVVWLDTSEHSSHLNTVLLVEPEMLPTVAVAKSRPYLLPPNTPIEYLTIKKFLQDIELNKVEPKLRSEPIPVYYDNDTVFKLVGSNFNSMVLEDKKNDWLVVLVTPFCQPCIDTEEIIRKLHDAISFGNSESKIKFGSFDISENDLPKDEFYSSSIPSIIFFNRKDSGNPIHFNAEEISYINIKDYMMNSTSIDSNEISFIDPANATDLVVTIFSDFEQFSDEFPTQEQIEAVEKSIKHDEL from the coding sequence atgaaaataagTTGGAGGATATTACTAACATTACAAAcagttttattttttttatatttctcAATAGTTAAAGGTGGGAATTTAACTGAGTTAAATAAAGATAGCtttcaagaatttattactaAGAATGAACATTGTTTAGTAATCTTTTATACTGATGATTGTGCAGCATGTGTGACAATAATAGAAAGATTGGAAAAGTTGAATGAAGAAATaggaaatattaaagttaatgTGGCAAAAATCAATGGAGAGAGGAATATAAAGATATTGGAAGAATACCAAATAAATGATTATCCTACAATGAAgttttttagaaataagGTAGCAGAAGAATATTATGGAGgaagagaagaaaatgaaatattagAATGGTTAAAGGAACAAGTAGCATTTCCTGTTTTGGAATTAGAGAAGAATATGATTAATAAGGAAAAGCTTgagaatttattacttaAGAATGATGTTTTATATATCTTTTATGGTGATAAGAACGGAATTGAGAGAAGTATATTTAATGATGTAGCAAACTATAATAGAGCCTCTGGGAAATTCTACCAAATATCAAAGGATGACTTAGGATTTGGTTTATCTAAAGAAAGCTTTATCAATGTCTTTCAATCTGGAATAGAGTTagattcaataaaaaatgatttaaagaaaaacaGTTTTGATCCTTGGATTGTTTGCTTAAGGAGATATGAAAATGCAATACCTTTCCATGGTTCTTCTaaacaaagaaaagaagTTTGGGATTTTGTGAAAGCTAATCAGATTCCATTATTTGGTGAGATTTCATCTAGAAATTATGTAAAATATTCAGAGGTAGAATATGATTTAATTTGGCTTCTTGTTCCAATGGAACCTGGTAAAGGAGAAGAAAGTATTAAACCATATGTTGCATTATTTACTCAAATTTCACAAGAATTCGCAGATAACTACAGAGTAGTATGGTTAGATACCTCAGAACATTCTTCTCATTTAAATACAGTTTTGTTAGTAGAACCTGAGATGCTTCCAACAGTAGCTGTAGCTAAATCTAGACCTTATCTGTTACCACCAAATACTCCAATAGAGTATTTaacaataaagaaatttcttcaagatattgaattaaataaggTTGAGCCAAAATTAAGATCTGAGCCAATACCTGTCTATTATGATAATGACACAGTATTCAAGCTGGTTGGAAGTAACTTTAATTCAATGGTTTTAGAGGATAAAAAGAATGACTGGCTAGTTGTTTTAGTTACTCCATTTTGCCAACCTTGCATAGATACAGAAGagattattagaaaattaCATGATGCGATTTCTTTTGGGAATTCtgaatcaaaaataaagtttGGGTCCTTTGATATCAGTGAAAATGACCTTCCTAAGGATGAGTTCTACTCCAGTTCTATTCCATCcataattttctttaatagaaaGGATTCAGGTAATCCCATTCACTTTAATGCAGAAGAAATTAGTTACATAAATATTAAGGATTACATGATGAACTCAACAAGTATTGATTCTAATGAGATTTCATTCATAGATCCAGCAAATGCTACTGATCTTGTTGTTACGATTTTCTCAGACTTTGAACAGTTTAGTGATGAATTCCCCACACAAGAGCAAATTGAAGCGGTGGAAAAATCTATCAAACATGACGAATTATAA
- a CDS encoding hypothetical protein (with a signal peptide or extensive hydrophobic N- terminus), translated as MYPEIISNKLPVLIKLLIDQYISIFSSPLFLCLSILLALVVLIDFIIRKNNAKKYSSYSLNNRQNVVQNSKHIRKFVEQTKISFGCCWRYESKKRIHGRMFVNDRSITFFSPISITYEDEEFISKYSSFPGMLISDVTRITLEYTQISRMIRRGGNKVLRGSVTFEIHNNSEIPLELMFCHFFHTKYVYDLLSKLCTLSCSRIHETILGDKNNPDLNNIVHEKVNSIEDLENIGKLDQKTESIIPNEPCNFLLYNIQDRISISNSCDLDQQNIYGILAKKASNDFEEFINEYDFNSIPTSSLSNVFPCVIIPLKVQKIFSILSNHTMDSSKNVYLKYLELSGASNIQIESKPCNGDFMFHYIYKYEKSLSLTGSFGFGWLSKGMMNIKCQEDLKLYNLGSDVGILLCIDINSTGIPENDAFTVNIRHRFTPFTTVSNANSSVNMDNQISNKQEDQQNNFVQLDVECDVTFYRFSFFKSPVVQNAIDQTKKGLELIRSSWKMHY; from the coding sequence ATGTACCCAGAAATAATTAGTAATAAGCTTCCAGTTCTTATAAAACTGCTTATTGATCAATACATCTCCATATTTTCAAGTCCATTATTTCTATGTTTAAGTATTTTACTGGCTTTAGTTGTTCTAAtagattttattataagaaagaataatGCAAAGAAATATTCATCATACTCCTTAAATAATCGTCAGAATGTGGTCCAAAATTCAAAAcatattagaaaatttgTTGAGCAAACCAAAATATCCTTTGGATGTTGTTGGAGATatgaatcaaaaaaaagaattcatgGAAGGATGTTTGTGAACGATAGATCAATCACATTCTTCTCACCAATCTCCATTACTTACGAAGATGAAGAGTTTATCTCAAAATATTCGTCATTCCCAGGTATGCTCATTTCAGATGTTACCAGAATCACTCTAGAATATACCCAGATCTCAAGGATGATACGTAGAGGTGGAAATAAAGTTTTAAGAGGAAGTGTTACTTTTGAGATCCATAATAACAGTGAAATTCCTTTGGAATTAATGTTTTGCCATTTTTTCCATACAAAATATGTATATGATTTACTTTCTAAGCTTTGTACTTTAAGTTGTAGCAGAATTCATGAAACCATCCTAGGggataaaaataatcccgatttgaataatattgttCATGAGAAGGTCAATTCTATTGAAGATTTGGAAAATATCGGGAAATTGGATCAAAAAACTGAGTCTATTATTCCTAATGAACCTTGCAATTTTCTCCTGtataatattcaagataGAATTTCCATAAGTAATAGCTGTGACTTGGATCAACAAAATATATATGGAATATTGGCCAAAAAAGCAAGTAATGactttgaagaatttattaacgAGTATGACTTTAACTCTATTCCAACATCATCTTTGTCAAATGTTTTCCCTTGTGTGATTATACCATTAAAAGTCCAGAAAATCTTCTCAATACTTTCAAACCATACCATGGATAGCTCAAAGAACGTTTATCTTAAATACCTGGAACTTTCTGGAGCTtctaatattcaaattgaaTCTAAACCTTGCAATGGTGACTTTATGtttcattatatatataaatatgaaaaatcTTTAAGTTTAACAGGCAGTTTTGGATTTGGTTGGCTTTCCAAAGGAATGATGAATATAAAGTGTCAAGAGGATCTCAAACTTTATAATCTTGGTAGTGATGTTGGTATTTTACTTTGTATAGATATTAACTCCACTGGTATTCCTGAAAATGACGCTTTTACTGTCAATATAAGACACAGATTTACACCTTTTACAACAGTTTCAAATGCTAATAGTTCAGTTAATATGGATAATcaaatatcaaataaacAAGAGGATCAACAAAACAACTTTGTTCAGCTTGATGTTGAATGTGATGTTACTTTTTAtagattttcttttttcaaaagTCCTGTTGTTCAAAATGCAATTGACCAGACTAAAAAGGGTCTTGAGCTTATTAGATCATCATGGAAGATGCATTACTGA
- a CDS encoding A surface protein with 2 conserved cysteines (with signal peptide), which produces MARISIATLFLASIALVKGAKTHLGLSESVFNQLVNKGYTKSDIESLVGTIRSSLLTVDDEQIGQCGEGLKGLLDRQLIPGDPDALERVSGIIHQGNFQLFRGKLPIVTLSSTSILLPIDSISDICFGIRSDKGIGYNVCTKNRNMRNIWMNAITEMVLCEKTGVRSGKLPAISKKQNVLAGSNVGELKPSGIDIIIKDSSQGKPFLTINGKPISQIIQKQTMAAQNALTTPKGEESEEDSVEIPAEIDGKFFYQLMN; this is translated from the coding sequence ATGGCAAGAATTTCAATAGCAACACTATTCCTTGCATCTATTGCACTAGTTAAAGGAGCAAAGACTCATCTAGGATTGTCAGAGTCAGTATTTAATCAGTTGGTGAATAAAGGATACACAAAAAGTGATATAGAGTCATTAGTGGGAACAATTAGAAGCTCACTTTTGACTGTAGATGACGAACAAATTGGTCAATGCGGAGAGGGATTAAAAGGATTATTAGATAGACAATTAATTCCAGGAGATCCAGATGCTTTGGAAAGAGTTTCAGGTATCATTCACCAAGGAAATTTCCAATTATTCCGTGGAAAATTACCAATTGTAACTTTATCATCAACATCTATTTTATTACCAATAGATAGTATTTCCGATATATGTTTTGGAATCAGAAGCGATAAAGGAATAGGCTATAATGTATGCACAAAAAACAGAAATATGAGAAATATTTGGATGAATGCCATTACAGAAATGGTTTTATGTGAAAAAACTGGAGTTAGAAGTGGTAAATTACCAGCAATAtcaaaaaaacaaaatgtACTCGCTGGAAGTAATGTTGGTGAGCTGAAACCTTCTGgaattgatattattatcaagGACAGTAGCCAAGGCAAGCCATTCCTCACTATTAATGGAAAGCCAATTTCTCAGATTATTCAAAAGCAAACAATGGCTGCACAAAATGCTTTGACTACACCAAAGGGTGAGGAGAGCGAAGAAGATAGTGTTGAAATTCCTGCAGAAATTGACGGTAAgtttttttatcaattaatgaactaa